The window TGCGTTCTGGATCTTGGCCGGGCTTTTACAAGTCAGTTTTCTGCTGGTTCAGGGCTGCCCCTTGTTTTGCCGCGCGCGCCGCTGGATCGAGCGCTGGGCGGTCGGCCCCTGCACGGCCTCCTCCTCAAGGCCGGTCTGCCGGTCACCCAGCTGATTTCCGATCTGGTTCTGAGTCTGGATCGCTTGCCATCCATGGGCATCGCGGTTGCACAAGCCATCGAGGAGGCGGTCACGACGCTGCTCATCTCCGTGATTGCCGGCCGGACGATCGACGAGCTGCCGGAGGATCCGGTGCTGAGCCGGATATTCCGCCAGCGTGTCCTGCAATTCATCGATGCGAACCTACACCGCCCAGACCTCGATCTGGCACTTCTCATGCAGCGGTTCCGGGTGTCGCGCGCCCATCTCTACCGGATGTTCGCTGGGGACGGCGGGGTGCGGGCCGTCATCCGCGACAGGCGGCTGAATGCCGCCTACCGCCAGCTCCTTTCGCACCGAGGCACGTCCGGTTCGATCACCAGCATCGCCCATAAGTTGGGTTTCTCCAGCAGCAATCAGTTCTTGCGGGCTTTCCGCGAGCAGTTTGGCGTGACGCCGAGCGAGGTTCGGAATGAGGGCATGTCGATTGCGTCTGGCGAAGCGGAATGCGGTCTTCAGGCCCATCTTCGCAAAGTAAAGCGATAGCCTGGATGTTCAGTCCCGG of the Roseateles sp. XES5 genome contains:
- a CDS encoding helix-turn-helix domain-containing protein codes for the protein MEDRLLLSTDFVEPDLRSDYWREMVAPFFDALPLESARNTHLEGSIDARFIAGLSVSRTTFGAQHLNRSRRLTLRSEMSDFYMLELFTAANGKMDCQGHTITIEDGDVCVLDLGRAFTSQFSAGSGLPLVLPRAPLDRALGGRPLHGLLLKAGLPVTQLISDLVLSLDRLPSMGIAVAQAIEEAVTTLLISVIAGRTIDELPEDPVLSRIFRQRVLQFIDANLHRPDLDLALLMQRFRVSRAHLYRMFAGDGGVRAVIRDRRLNAAYRQLLSHRGTSGSITSIAHKLGFSSSNQFLRAFREQFGVTPSEVRNEGMSIASGEAECGLQAHLRKVKR